One stretch of Streptomyces sp. NBC_01363 DNA includes these proteins:
- a CDS encoding alpha/beta hydrolase, which yields MTSFDSSPTLTAWRALLAVAVVFVMLATTGWTAVRHQHSDEPRTVALAAWARGRVAGHALPDADAPPYRLARFFATLTAAQRAGLADKYPLVVGNLNGAPVTLRYRANRLAVVQARQVERRRMHDVRLSPDGRAEAVRRMNRFDSMLDRGRHFLAFDPSGKGRAAEVFGSLDRADRISVIVPGVDTNLLTLERSAPKVNAAPVGMAKSLYAAERAARPGTRTAVIAWADYTTPAGIGMDAALGNLAERGAVRLNALVGALPGDAPVSLFCHSYGSVLCGVAAHELPSRVGDIAVAGSPGMRVENAAQLHTGARVWAMRDRDDWIQDVPNLELGGLGHGADPVDPGFGARIVSAGDAVGHSGYFEPGTESLGNFAAIGVGAYESVSCAVSDSGCHERISGSQGI from the coding sequence GTGACTTCCTTCGACTCCTCCCCCACGCTCACCGCTTGGCGCGCACTGCTCGCCGTCGCGGTCGTGTTCGTGATGCTGGCGACCACTGGCTGGACCGCCGTACGTCATCAACACTCCGACGAGCCACGCACCGTCGCACTCGCCGCCTGGGCACGGGGCCGGGTGGCGGGTCATGCGCTGCCGGACGCCGACGCGCCGCCGTACCGGCTGGCCCGTTTCTTCGCCACGCTCACGGCCGCGCAGCGCGCCGGACTGGCCGACAAGTACCCCTTGGTCGTGGGCAATTTGAACGGCGCCCCGGTCACCCTGCGCTACCGCGCCAATCGGCTGGCCGTGGTGCAGGCGCGGCAGGTCGAGCGGCGGCGCATGCACGATGTGCGGCTCTCCCCCGACGGCCGCGCCGAGGCGGTCCGCCGGATGAACCGCTTCGACTCGATGCTCGACCGCGGTCGCCACTTCCTCGCCTTCGACCCGTCCGGGAAGGGCCGCGCCGCGGAGGTGTTCGGCAGTCTCGACCGGGCCGACCGGATCTCCGTGATCGTCCCCGGCGTCGACACCAATCTGCTGACGCTGGAGCGGTCCGCGCCCAAGGTGAACGCCGCCCCGGTCGGCATGGCGAAGTCGCTGTACGCGGCGGAGCGCGCCGCGCGCCCCGGCACCCGTACCGCCGTCATCGCCTGGGCCGACTACACCACGCCCGCCGGTATCGGCATGGACGCGGCCCTGGGCAACCTCGCCGAGCGCGGGGCGGTGCGGCTGAACGCGCTGGTGGGCGCGCTGCCCGGGGACGCCCCGGTCTCGCTGTTCTGCCACAGCTACGGCTCGGTGCTGTGCGGGGTCGCCGCACATGAACTGCCCTCCAGGGTCGGCGACATCGCGGTGGCCGGCAGCCCCGGCATGCGGGTGGAGAACGCCGCGCAGTTGCACACCGGAGCCAGGGTGTGGGCGATGCGGGACCGCGACGACTGGATCCAGGACGTACCGAACCTGGAGCTCGGCGGCCTGGGCCACGGGGCCGACCCGGTCGACCCGGGCTTCGGCGCGCGTATCGTCTCGGCGGGCGACGCGGTCGGGCACAGCGGCTATTTCGAGCCGGGTACCGAAAGCCTCGGCAACTTCGCCGCCATCGGCGTGGGCGCCTACGAATCGGTGAGCTGCGCGGTCTCCGACAGCGGCTGCCACGAACGAATCAGCGGAAGCCAGGGCATCTGA
- a CDS encoding TetR family transcriptional regulator translates to MTDGQRAAHPTGLRERKKRRTRDALLHAALDLFTTQGYAETTVDEIVDAVEVSQRTFFRYFASKEEAAFAIQEMVESRFLSELRRRPAAEAPFEAMRSAALCAWNSIGEAIEEIVTVELHMRTYRMIESTPSLLAAHLRRCSDLENQVALLIAAREGLDVDEDPRPRVAVAAFCGVMRVSSQLWGRGRDADVDSLRALTEAYLDQLGPALAGNWRADADSA, encoded by the coding sequence GTGACCGATGGGCAGCGGGCCGCGCATCCGACCGGACTGCGCGAACGGAAGAAGCGACGCACCCGGGACGCCCTGCTGCACGCCGCCCTCGATCTTTTCACCACCCAGGGGTACGCCGAGACCACCGTCGACGAGATCGTCGACGCGGTCGAGGTCTCCCAGCGCACCTTCTTCCGCTACTTCGCTTCCAAGGAGGAGGCCGCCTTCGCCATCCAGGAGATGGTCGAGTCGCGCTTCCTCTCGGAGCTGCGTCGGCGTCCCGCCGCGGAGGCCCCGTTCGAGGCGATGCGCAGCGCGGCCCTCTGCGCCTGGAACAGCATCGGTGAGGCGATCGAGGAGATCGTCACGGTCGAACTCCACATGCGTACGTACCGGATGATCGAATCGACGCCCTCGCTGCTCGCCGCCCATCTGCGACGGTGCAGCGACCTGGAGAACCAGGTCGCGCTGCTGATCGCCGCGCGCGAGGGACTCGACGTGGACGAGGACCCGCGGCCGAGGGTCGCCGTGGCCGCGTTCTGCGGAGTGATGCGGGTGAGCAGTCAGCTCTGGGGGCGGGGCCGGGACGCCGATGTGGATTCGCTGCGCGCCCTGACCGAGGCGTACCTGGACCAGCTCGGACCGGCGCTGGCCGGCAACTGGCGGGCGGACGCAGATTCGGCGTGA
- a CDS encoding MFS transporter, whose amino-acid sequence MTSQTTVDKASREPQETAAPAPAKGLRGHPWLTLFSVAIGVMMVALDGTIVAIANPAIQQDLHASLADVQWITNGYMLALAVSLITAGKLGDRFGHRQTFLIGVVGFAAASGAIGLSDSVALVIVFRVLQGLFGALLMPAALGLLRATFPAEKLNMAIGIWGMVIGASTAGGPILGGVLVEHVSWQSVFFINVPVGVIALVLGLVILKDHRAENAPRSFDIGGIVLLSQAMFCLIWALIKGSEWGWGDYKTLGFLGAAVALFVVFAVSQKNVREPLIPLAMFRSVPLSAGAVLMVLMAFAFMGGLFFVTFYLQNVHGLSPVDSGLHLLPLTGMMIVASPLAGAMITKFGPRVPLVGGMVCTAVAMFGMSQLDIGTGTLTMSVWFGLLGLGLAPVMVGATEVIVGNAPMELSGVAGGLQQAAMQVGGSLGTAVLGAVMASQVDSKLADNWKAAELPPLSPQQLDQASSAVEVGIPPVDGNVPPEIAGKIAGVAHDTFVSGMSTAFMVAGIVAVVAALVATLTKRGANAEAGAGAGHI is encoded by the coding sequence ATGACTAGTCAGACCACCGTCGACAAGGCGTCGCGGGAGCCGCAGGAAACCGCCGCTCCCGCACCTGCCAAGGGGCTGCGCGGCCACCCCTGGCTGACGCTCTTCTCCGTGGCCATCGGCGTGATGATGGTCGCGCTCGACGGCACGATCGTCGCGATCGCCAACCCCGCCATCCAGCAGGACCTGCACGCCTCGCTCGCAGACGTCCAGTGGATCACCAACGGCTACATGCTCGCCCTCGCGGTCTCCCTGATCACCGCGGGCAAACTCGGTGACCGGTTCGGTCACCGCCAGACCTTCCTGATAGGCGTCGTGGGCTTCGCCGCGGCATCCGGGGCGATCGGCCTGTCCGACAGCGTCGCCCTGGTGATCGTGTTCCGGGTGCTCCAGGGCCTCTTCGGCGCCCTGCTGATGCCCGCCGCGCTCGGCCTGCTGCGCGCCACCTTCCCGGCCGAGAAGCTGAACATGGCGATCGGCATCTGGGGCATGGTGATCGGTGCCTCGACCGCGGGTGGTCCGATCCTCGGAGGCGTGCTCGTCGAGCACGTCAGCTGGCAGTCCGTCTTCTTCATCAATGTGCCGGTCGGTGTGATCGCGCTGGTGCTGGGCCTGGTGATCCTCAAGGACCACCGCGCCGAGAACGCGCCGCGTTCCTTCGACATCGGCGGCATCGTGCTGCTGTCGCAGGCCATGTTCTGCCTGATCTGGGCGCTCATCAAGGGCTCCGAGTGGGGCTGGGGCGACTACAAGACGCTCGGCTTCCTGGGCGCCGCCGTGGCCCTGTTCGTGGTCTTCGCCGTCTCCCAGAAGAACGTCCGGGAACCGCTGATCCCGCTCGCGATGTTCCGGTCCGTGCCGCTGTCCGCGGGCGCGGTCCTGATGGTGCTGATGGCCTTCGCGTTCATGGGCGGGCTGTTCTTCGTCACCTTCTACCTCCAGAACGTGCACGGTCTGAGCCCCGTCGACAGCGGTCTGCACCTGCTGCCGCTGACCGGCATGATGATCGTCGCCTCGCCGCTCGCCGGCGCCATGATCACCAAGTTCGGCCCGCGGGTTCCGCTGGTCGGCGGCATGGTGTGCACGGCGGTCGCCATGTTCGGCATGTCCCAGCTGGACATCGGCACCGGCACCCTGACCATGTCGGTCTGGTTCGGTCTGCTCGGCCTCGGCCTCGCCCCGGTGATGGTCGGCGCCACCGAGGTCATCGTCGGCAACGCCCCCATGGAGCTCTCCGGCGTCGCGGGTGGTCTGCAGCAGGCCGCCATGCAGGTCGGCGGCAGCCTCGGTACGGCGGTGCTCGGCGCCGTCATGGCGTCCCAGGTCGACTCCAAGCTGGCCGACAACTGGAAGGCGGCGGAGCTCCCGCCGCTCAGCCCGCAGCAGCTGGACCAGGCGTCCTCGGCCGTCGAGGTCGGCATCCCGCCGGTCGACGGGAACGTTCCGCCGGAGATCGCGGGGAAGATCGCGGGCGTCGCCCATGACACCTTCGTGTCAGGGATGAGCACGGCGTTCATGGTCGCCGGCATCGTCGCGGTGGTCGCCGCGCTGGTCGCCACGCTCACCAAGCGCGGTGCGAACGCCGAGGCGGGCGCGGGCGCCGGTCACATCTGA
- a CDS encoding peptidase inhibitor family I36 protein, which yields MRTTVLATTLAAASLAATALIPQTAAHSAAVGLGSCAAGQLCLWDAPDFTGTRRTHELSTTDIESCVPLPKGSRVQALANRTGRPVTTYQSAECAETGEFETYPGGGTWVPRSPYQVRAFKIWEN from the coding sequence ATGCGTACGACCGTTCTTGCCACCACCCTGGCCGCCGCTTCCCTGGCCGCCACCGCGCTGATCCCGCAGACCGCGGCCCACTCCGCGGCCGTCGGGCTCGGGTCCTGTGCCGCCGGCCAGCTCTGCCTCTGGGACGCGCCGGACTTCACCGGCACCCGCCGGACCCATGAGCTGTCCACGACCGACATCGAGAGCTGTGTCCCGCTGCCGAAGGGCAGCAGGGTCCAGGCGCTCGCCAACCGCACCGGCCGCCCCGTCACCACGTACCAGTCGGCGGAATGCGCCGAGACCGGTGAGTTCGAGACCTATCCGGGCGGCGGCACCTGGGTGCCCCGGTCCCCGTACCAGGTCAGGGCCTTCAAGATCTGGGAGAACTGA
- the aceE gene encoding pyruvate dehydrogenase (acetyl-transferring), homodimeric type, with the protein MASGSDRNPIIIGGLPSQVPDFDPEETQEWLDSLDAAVDERGRERARYLMLRLIERAREKRVAVPEMRSTDYVNTIATKDEPFFPGDEEIERKVLNATRWNAAVMVSRAQRPGIGVGGHIATFASSASLYDVGFNHFFRGKDDGLGGDQIFFQGHASPGIYARAYLLDRLSEAQLDAFRQEKSKAPNGLSSYPHPRLMPDFWEFPTVSMGLGPLGAIYQARMNRYMEARGIADTSKSHVWAYLGDGEMDEPESLGQLSIAAREGLDNLTFVVNCNLQRLDGPVRGNGKIIQELESQFRGAGWNVIKLVWDRSWDPLLAQDRTGILVNKLNTTPDGQFQTYATESGAYIRDHFFGDDPRLRDMVKDMTDDQILHLGRGGHDHKKVYAAYAAAKAHKGQPTVILAQTVKGWTLGPNFEGRNATHQMKKLTVEDLKRFRDRLHIPITDKQLDEGYPPYYHPGRDSEEIQYMHDRRKGLGGYVPTRVVRAKPLVLPEDKTYATAKKGSGQQSIATTMAFVRILKDLMRDKEIGKRFVLIAPDEYRTFGMDAFFPSAKIYNPLGQQYEAVDRDLLLAYKESPTGQMLHDGISEAGCTASLIAAGSAYATHGEPLIPVYVFYSMFGFQRTGDQFWQMADQLARGFVLGATAGRTTLTGEGLQHADGHSQLLASTNPGCVAYDPAFGYEIAHIVKDGLRRMYGGTPDENEDVFYYLTVYNEPIQHPAEPENVDVEGILKGVYRFKAAERGEIPAQIMASGVAVPWAVEAQRILADEWNVRADVWSATSWNELRREAVDVERYNLLHPEEEQRVPYVTRKLSGSEGPFVAVSDWMRSVPDQIARWVPGAYQSLGADGFGFADTRGAARRFFHIDAQSIVLAVLTELAKENRIDRSLLKQAIDRYELLDVTAADPGGAGGDA; encoded by the coding sequence GTGGCTTCCGGATCCGATCGCAACCCGATCATCATTGGCGGCCTGCCGAGCCAGGTCCCGGACTTCGATCCCGAAGAGACCCAGGAATGGCTCGACTCGCTCGACGCCGCGGTCGACGAGCGAGGTCGTGAGCGGGCCCGTTATCTGATGCTCCGGCTCATCGAGCGCGCGCGCGAGAAGCGTGTCGCCGTGCCGGAGATGCGCAGTACGGACTACGTGAACACGATCGCCACGAAGGACGAGCCGTTCTTCCCCGGCGACGAGGAGATCGAGCGCAAGGTCCTCAACGCGACCCGCTGGAACGCGGCCGTGATGGTGTCGCGCGCCCAGCGTCCGGGCATCGGTGTCGGCGGCCACATCGCCACCTTCGCCTCCTCAGCCTCGCTGTACGACGTGGGCTTCAACCACTTCTTCCGCGGCAAGGACGACGGTCTGGGCGGCGACCAGATCTTCTTCCAGGGGCACGCGTCCCCGGGCATCTACGCCCGCGCCTACCTGCTCGACCGGCTGAGCGAGGCGCAGCTCGACGCCTTCCGTCAGGAGAAGTCGAAGGCGCCCAACGGCCTGTCCAGCTACCCGCACCCGCGGCTGATGCCGGACTTCTGGGAGTTCCCGACCGTCTCGATGGGCCTCGGCCCGCTCGGCGCGATCTACCAGGCCCGGATGAACCGCTACATGGAGGCGCGCGGCATCGCCGACACCTCCAAGTCCCATGTCTGGGCGTACCTGGGCGACGGCGAGATGGACGAGCCCGAGTCGCTCGGCCAGCTCTCCATCGCCGCCCGTGAGGGCCTGGACAACCTCACCTTCGTGGTCAACTGCAACCTCCAGCGGCTCGACGGCCCGGTGCGCGGCAACGGCAAGATCATCCAGGAGCTGGAGTCGCAGTTCCGCGGCGCCGGATGGAACGTCATCAAGCTGGTCTGGGACCGCTCCTGGGACCCGCTGCTCGCGCAGGACCGCACGGGCATCCTGGTCAACAAGCTGAACACCACGCCGGACGGCCAGTTCCAGACGTACGCCACCGAGTCGGGCGCGTACATCCGCGACCACTTCTTCGGGGACGACCCGCGGCTGCGCGACATGGTCAAGGACATGACCGACGACCAGATCCTGCACCTGGGCCGCGGCGGTCACGACCACAAGAAGGTCTACGCGGCCTACGCGGCGGCCAAGGCCCACAAGGGCCAGCCGACGGTGATCCTGGCGCAGACGGTCAAGGGCTGGACCCTGGGGCCGAACTTCGAGGGCCGCAACGCGACCCACCAGATGAAGAAGCTCACGGTCGAGGACCTCAAGCGGTTCCGTGACCGACTGCACATCCCGATCACGGACAAGCAGCTGGACGAGGGCTACCCGCCCTACTACCACCCGGGCCGCGACTCGGAGGAGATCCAGTACATGCACGACCGCCGCAAGGGCCTGGGCGGTTACGTCCCGACCCGTGTGGTGCGTGCGAAGCCGCTGGTCCTCCCCGAGGACAAGACGTACGCGACCGCGAAGAAGGGTTCCGGTCAGCAGTCGATCGCCACCACCATGGCGTTCGTCCGCATCCTGAAGGACCTCATGCGGGACAAGGAGATCGGCAAGCGTTTCGTGCTGATCGCGCCCGACGAGTACCGCACCTTCGGTATGGACGCCTTCTTCCCGAGCGCGAAGATCTACAACCCGCTGGGCCAGCAGTACGAGGCGGTGGACCGCGATCTGCTGCTCGCGTACAAGGAGTCGCCGACCGGTCAGATGCTGCACGACGGCATCTCGGAGGCCGGCTGCACGGCGTCCCTGATCGCCGCCGGTTCGGCGTACGCCACGCACGGCGAGCCGCTGATCCCGGTGTACGTCTTCTACTCGATGTTCGGTTTCCAGCGCACGGGTGACCAGTTCTGGCAGATGGCCGACCAGCTCGCGCGCGGCTTCGTGCTGGGCGCGACCGCCGGCCGTACGACGCTGACCGGTGAGGGCCTCCAGCACGCGGACGGCCACTCGCAGCTGCTCGCCTCGACCAACCCGGGCTGTGTCGCGTACGACCCGGCGTTCGGGTACGAGATCGCGCACATCGTCAAGGACGGCCTGCGGCGGATGTACGGCGGGACCCCCGACGAGAACGAGGACGTCTTCTACTACCTCACCGTCTACAACGAGCCGATCCAGCACCCGGCCGAGCCCGAGAACGTGGACGTCGAGGGCATCCTCAAGGGTGTCTACCGCTTCAAGGCCGCCGAGCGGGGCGAGATCCCGGCCCAGATCATGGCGTCCGGTGTGGCGGTCCCGTGGGCGGTCGAGGCGCAGCGGATCCTCGCCGACGAGTGGAACGTCCGGGCGGACGTCTGGTCGGCGACCTCCTGGAACGAGCTGCGCCGCGAGGCCGTGGACGTGGAGCGGTACAACCTGCTGCACCCGGAGGAGGAGCAGCGCGTCCCGTACGTGACGCGGAAGCTCTCCGGCTCCGAGGGTCCGTTCGTGGCGGTCTCGGACTGGATGCGTTCGGTGCCGGACCAGATCGCGCGCTGGGTGCCCGGTGCGTACCAGTCGCTGGGTGCGGACGGTTTCGGCTTCGCCGACACCCGTGGCGCGGCCCGCCGGTTCTTCCACATCGACGCGCAGTCGATCGTCCTCGCGGTGCTCACCGAGCTCGCGAAGGAGAACCGGATCGACCGTTCGCTGCTGAAGCAGGCCATCGACCGGTACGAGCTGCTGGATGTCACGGCGGCCGACCCGGGCGGGGCCGGCGGCGACGCGTAG
- a CDS encoding DUF3052 domain-containing protein: MSATADHAEERTNPAARLGFEPGQVVQEIGYDDDVEQELREGIEATTGQDLVDEDYDDVADVVLLWFRDEDGDLTDALVDAIGLIEDGGAVWLMTPKTGRDGYVEPSDINEAAQTAGLSQTKSINAGKDWTGSRLVTPKAAKAKR, from the coding sequence GTGAGCGCGACCGCGGACCACGCGGAGGAGCGGACCAACCCGGCAGCACGCCTGGGGTTCGAGCCCGGACAGGTGGTCCAGGAGATCGGCTACGACGACGACGTCGAGCAGGAGCTCCGTGAGGGCATTGAGGCCACTACCGGCCAGGATCTCGTCGATGAGGACTACGACGACGTCGCAGACGTCGTCCTGCTGTGGTTCCGCGACGAGGACGGCGACCTTACGGACGCGCTGGTGGATGCCATTGGTCTGATCGAGGACGGCGGCGCGGTCTGGCTGATGACGCCGAAGACCGGCCGTGATGGGTACGTCGAACCGAGCGACATCAACGAGGCCGCTCAGACGGCCGGTCTCTCCCAGACCAAGAGCATCAACGCGGGCAAGGACTGGACGGGCAGCCGTCTGGTCACGCCGAAGGCGGCCAAAGCCAAGCGCTGA